In Cicer arietinum cultivar CDC Frontier isolate Library 1 chromosome 1, Cicar.CDCFrontier_v2.0, whole genome shotgun sequence, one DNA window encodes the following:
- the LOC101508270 gene encoding protein SLENDER RICE1-LIKE 1-like, translating to METVSVSSPSEGTKTKDIDGLLAGVGYKVRSSELHQVAQNIERLENVIVNSSSDISQIASDTVHYDPSDIGNWVDNLLSEFDHTASLPYDFSELPDLAAAPPQDHQLKVVATVEEDSAIKLVHMLMTCADSLQRGNLPLAGSLIEGMQGLLAHMNINCGIGKVAGYFIDALNRRIFGQNNIISASLYENDVLYHHYYEACPYLKFAHFTANQAILEAFNGHDCVHVIDFNLMHGLQWPALIQALALRPGGPPFLRLTGIGPPSPDDRDNLREIGLRLAELARSVNVRFAFRGVAAWRLEDVKPWMLQVSSKEAVAVNSIMQLHRLLGSQSDPISSGIETVLGWIRSLNPKIMTVVEQEANHNKDGFLERFTEALHYYSTVFDSLEACPVEPDKAMAEIYLQREICNVVCCEGPARIERHEPLVKWRERLGKAGFRPLHLGSNAFKQASMLLTLFSAEGYCVEENQGSLTLGWHSRPLIAASAWQAVSLPETETLRFDH from the coding sequence ATGGAGACAGTTTCAGTTTCTTCCCCCTCCGAAGGAACTAAGACAAAAGACATCGATGGTCTCCTTGCCGGTGTTGGCTACAAAGTCCGGTCATCAGAGCTACATCAAGTAGCTCAGAATATCGAACGATTAGAGAACGTGATCGTGAACTCATCCAGCGACATTTCTCAAATCGCTTCGGATACTGTCCACTACGATCCCTCCGACATTGGCAATTGGGTGGACAATCTTCTCTCTGAATTTGACCACACTGCCTCTTTACCATACGACTTTTCGGAACTACCAGATCTCGCAGCAGCTCCGccacaagaccaccaactaaaGGTGGTGGCTACCGTCGAAGAAGATTCGGCGATAAAGCTGGTCCACATGCTGATGACGTGTGCCGATTCCCTGCAACGAGGCAACTTACCATTGGCTGGCTCACTAATCGAAGGCATGCAAGGGTTGTTAGCCCACATGAACATCAATTGCGGCATCGGGAAAGTCGCTGGATATTTCATCGATGCTTTGAACCGTCGAATCTTCGGTCAAAACAATATTATCTCTGCTTCACTTTATGAGAACGATGTTCTTTATCATCACTACTACGAGGCTTGCCCTTACCTCAAATTCGCTCACTTCACAGCCAATCAAGCCATACTGGAAGCTTTCAACGGCCACGATTGCGTCCACGTCATTGATTTCAACCTCATGCACGGTCTTCAATGGCCGGCGCTAATTCAAGCTCTTGCGCTTCGTCCTGGTGGACCTCCTTTTCTGCGTCTCACCGGCATTGGTCCGCCGTCGCCGGACGACCGTGACAACCTCCGCGAAATTGGACTGCGGCTCGCTGAACTAGCTCGCTCTGTCAACGTTAGATTTGCGTTTCGTGGAGTTGCGGCATGGCGGCTCGAGGATGTTAAGCCGTGGATGCTTCAGGTGAGTTCTAAGGAAGCTGTGGCGGTAAACTCAATTATGCAGCTTCACCGTCTCCTTGGATCTCAATCCGACCCGATTTCTTCGGGTATTGAAACGGTATTGGGTTGGATCCGGAGTTTGAACCCGAAAATCATGACGGTTGTGGAGCAGGAAGCTAACCATAACAAGGATGGGTTTTTGGAACGATTCACGGAGGCACTACATTATTACTCGACCGTTTTCGACTCGCTCGAAGCGTGTCCGGTTGAACCGGATAAGGCTATGGCTGAGATATATCTGCAGAGGGAGATATGCAACGTGGTGTGTTGCGAGGGACCGGCTCGGATTGAGAGACATGAACCATTGGTTAAGTGGAGGGAGCGGCTCGGGAAAGCCGGGTTCAGACCGCTGCATTTGGGTTCGAACGCGTTCAAGCAAGCCAGTATGCTGTTAACTCTATTCTCTGCGGAGGGTTACTGTGTGGAAGAAAACCAAGGGAGCTTGACATTGGGTTGGCATAGCCGCCCTCTCATTGCAGCTTCGGCTTGGCAAGCTGTTTCTTTGCCAGAGACAGAAACGCTGCGTTTTGACCATTGA